The following coding sequences lie in one Rutidosis leptorrhynchoides isolate AG116_Rl617_1_P2 chromosome 4, CSIRO_AGI_Rlap_v1, whole genome shotgun sequence genomic window:
- the LOC139844626 gene encoding uncharacterized protein, with protein MAMISLSKFLDKVYLMAEGGSRYCSKKSDDICGDVCNEDSGRSTTMSRVRCIFRGLDLKTLVFLFVLVPTVVLGLFIHGQKISYFLRPLWEKPPKPFHEIPHYYHENVSMHNLCRLHGWGTREFPRRVFDAVLFSNEVDLLTIRWHELYPYVTEFVLLESNSTFTGLPKPLVFESQRDQFKFVEPRLTYGKIPGRSRKGENPFVEEAYQRLALDYLLKKAGIQDDDLLIMSDIDEIPSRHTINLLRWCDDIPSILHLRLKNYLYSFEFFLDNNSWRASIHRYQTGKTRYAHYRQSDVVLADAGWHCSFCFRRISEFVFKMKAYSHVDRVRFNKFLNPKRVQKVICKGADLFDMLPEEYTFKEIIGKMGPIPHSYSAVHLPAHLLENADKYRFLLPGNCVRQSE; from the exons ATGGCGATGATTAGTCTATCAAAGTTTCTTGATAAAGTTTATTTGATGGCAGAAGGTGGATCTCGTTACTGTTCTAAAAAATCAGATGATATATGCGGTGATGTTTGCAATGAG GATTCAGGAAGATCTACAACAATGTCAAGAGTACGCTGTATTTTTCGCGGGTTAGATTTGAAGACACTTGTCTTTTTGTTCGTTTTAGTCCCAACCGTGGTCCTCGGTTTGTTTATACACGGGCAGAAAATATCGTACTTTTTACGCCCATTATGGGAAAAACCACCAAAACCGTTTCACGAAATCCCACATTACTATCACGAAAACGTCTCGATGCATAATCTTTGCAGGCTTCATGGATGGGGTACGCGTGAGTTCCCTAGGCGTGTTTTTGATGCGGTTTTGTTTAGTAATGAAGTGGACCTTCTTACTATAAGATGGCATGAGTTGTACCCTTATGTTACAGAGTTTGTATTACTGGAATCAAACTCAACTTTCACAGGGTTACCTAAGCCATTGGTGTTTGAAAGTCAACGCGATCAATTCAAGTTCGTGGAACCAAGATTAACGTACGGGAAAATTCCCGGGAGATCTCGTAAAGGGGAGAACCCGTTTGTTGAGGAAGCGTATCAAAGACTCGCGCTTGATTATCTTTTAAAAAAAGCTGGGATTCAAGATGATGATTTGTTGATTATGTCTGATATCGATGAGATACCGAGTAGACACACGATTAATCTTTTAAGATGGTGTGATGATATTCCTTCGATTCTTCATCTTCGTCTCAAGAATTATTTATATTCGTTCGAGTTTTTTCTTGATAATAATAGTTGGAGGGCGTCTATTCATAGATACCAAACGGGAAAAACACGCTACGCTCATTACCGCCAATCTGACGTTGTGTTGGCGGATGCAGGCTGGCATTGTAGCTTCTGCTTTCGCAGGATTAGTGAATTTGTTTTCAAAATGAAAGCTTATAGCCATGTTGATAGAGTAAGGTTCAACAAATTTTTGAACCCGAAAAGGGTTCAAAAGGTAATCTGTAAAGGTGCAGATCTCTTTGATATGTTGCCCGAAGAGTACACGTTTAAGGAAATAATCGGGAAAATGGGACCCATCCCACATTCGTATTCAGCTGTTCATCTTCCTGCACACCTTCTAGAAAACGCCGATAAGTACAGATTTCTGTTACCAGGAAACTGTGTAAGACAAAGTGAGTAA